The DNA segment GTCAGTAGCAGTTGTGTGTTGCAGCCCCGTTGTCAGTGGCTCTTTAGTGTCGTGCTGAGGTTGGAAAAAGAAGCATACCAGCGCGGCAAGACGACACAAAGCATGGCGCACGTTCAGGGCCCAGATGCAGGAGGACTCTTTggaaaacaccacagaactAAATACACGCTGCGGTGGAGCGGCGGAGCTTCGGTTATGTAACAGCGGCCCTGGATATTGATATTAGCTTCTCATGTCAGAGAGCGGCGCCAAGGAAAAGAGACTTCTGTTTGTCGCTTCTTAATGAAGCACAggcgctggtcacatgacagggcCGGGGGAGGACATGATGCGGGGGAAATATTTTGACCCTCACAATAATCTGTTTAGGCATTAAAAtggcagagaggaaggaaataAACGCAGCAAATGTGTTCCAGTAGGAGATTGAACGCTGGGATCAGACAAGATGAAGAAACTACTGTTCAGAagcacagagagaaagaagTGCATACAGTAGgtgtaataaataatatttacacTGTGATATTGCTGCTACATAAAAAGAAGATAAAGTGAAATAACTTTATAttacatctttattttattgtattgacAGTCATCCCCTCAGTAAATGacgttaattaaaaaaaaaaaacaacaacaataataataatatattgttttctgaatttttagcagttctttttttaagaaaaaaacataatttattAAAGGGGTGACTGTcaacacaattaaaaaataatatacacaGTTAAGAAAACATAAGAGGACGTGTGCAATATTTATGGAATGTGTTATGAAAACCATCAACAAAAATGGATATataatattgtgtttttattttgtttttaattagtTTTCTCTCTTAAACtattaaataatttcaaaaataaagtgggaaagatgatgaaaacatgatttaagatttctatttttgattTTCAGGGAAACAAATATCCAAAAAAGGGAATTCCAAggggaaatgacaaaaaaagaaaacgtgaaagaATAAAAGGTTGCTtcttgaaataatgaaataaacacaactttgaaaaatgtaaaatgctaTTGAATAAATCTAAGTACTCGAGGTGTTTCCTGTGATGATAGCAATAGCAGTTCAGTGTTCAGTTACTGTCCACACCTTCTGAATGAGAGCGTGAAAACTGTCAACAAACTTGGAGGTTAAACAGCACAGGCTGTTTCCACTGCAGCCTCCTGGGAGCTTAACACCGACCGTGAGGTTGTTGATTCCCGGAGAGACCAACGTTTATGTTGGAGAGGTTCTAGATGCCTGACACTTTTCCCGCCTTTCCGATGAAAATAGTTCCCATCTGTGTAAATGCTGAGAGGCAAGTCGACGGCGACACGCGTTGTTGTTGGAAGACCTCGCAGAGGACTTTCCCCCCGGCCGCTGTAACTTACTAGGCGCTCTCATGGTTGCCGGGGCAGGTCATGTAGGGCACGTAGGCTGCGATGGACTGGATCTGCCTCATAAACTGGTCTCCAATCCTGCCGTTATCCTGGAACACAGCACATCATGCAGGCTCAATAAACTCTATTCTCATACTTAGGTTATTCATTTTGGGGAAAAGCGAGCCAGAGATGAAGAAATCAGAGGTGACAGCTTCAGGTTTTTATGTGATTAAGACTTAAGATTTGGGCTCTTTACTAGACGCCATCTTTCACCACGACCTTACTGAGTTACACAGTAATGGGACTAATGCTGCAGCGTCTGGACCACAGCGGAGAGCCGCCGCGCTTATTAATAACAAGGCAGTCATGCACTTtggctgagagagaaagagaaacacTGAATGTCTTATCACGTCTGTCAGCGAGGAATTAACACAGCGCTGGAAGAGTTGGTCACGTGGCACGTTTGCTTTCAGAGGAGTTGAACTGAAGTGACAAGTACGTACCTCATGCATGTCGTATGCAAAGTCACCTGTGAATTAGAAGAAAGAGTTTCATGAcatatgaaaacattttcttaaCTGCCAACAAATTTATGAAGATCAACTTATAACAATAATACCTGGAATAAAATGTCTATCAAGGATCGAAAATAGCTAAAATGTGAACACATAAATCtatctaaaaatatatttttatcaagtttatttgattcaaataagaaaagaaagtgtAATATTTTGTTCagtgataaaataaaacttttttgtttAAGATAGAAAAATtaaaactgacaaaaacaaaaaatatttacaaaatgtgCAAGAAGCCTGCTGTTCAACAGGTATAAAGTATAATATAAGCTCTTTTGTCAGATATAAAATGCTGTTtgaaaaatggatggatgggtaaaATAGgataaagagaagaaaatgtttcataGGTACATAGccattgttgaaaaaaattgtgagaaatatctttaaaaatcttaaaaatatatacaagtaatttcaaaatatgtgCAAAAgacttgtgaaaaaaatgaagagggAACTACAAAAAATACTTACTTATATTACTAatattggaaaaaacatatatagAAATGTCATAAAATACTTTATACAAATGTCAGTTGATAACTGTATGTATGTTATTTTTCGTTACATTTGTATATCCTAGGTGAAATATCACTCTGAAATTAGTGAACAAAATATGGGGAAAATATAATAGCAAggtaaaaacaaacttaaacagGAATCTTTagacagaaatgtaaaaaaaaaagatatttttaaatcaaaaaggACATTAACAATAAACTGTACATGAAAATATACCTCATTTGGAATGTatgattacatttaaaaaatgaaagatgaataaccaaaatgtaaacatatttCGGTCTGGTTTTTGATGACTTTGTTGTTCAATGGCGTCTCAGTCTTACCAATGTGCAGGATGACATCATACATTCCAAGCTGTGACTCCTTCTGCAGCCGAGCAAGAGACTGGGGGTTCTCATTACCCAAATCTCCGTACAGCGCGAACCTGGGActgaaggtggcgctgtcaTTCAGAGCATTGAAGGAGAAGACTTCACTCCAGCCCTGCTCTCCTCCACAGTGGTAGACTGGAATCAAACAAGTGCTGTCACTGTGGGCAGAGCAGACCAGAGAGGCTGCACTCACCGTAGGTGGCAGCAGGTTTGAGGTCCACGATCATCACTCGGTGGATGTATAGCTTCCTCTTCTCGCTTCCAGAGTCCACGAACAGAGAGACGTTTCCTGAGGCGGTGAACTCAAACACTCGACTCCCCAGCAGACCGTACTCCACTGTGGTGTCGGACATATTGAAGGTGGTCCAGGTCACCATGATGGACCCAGGAACTCCTgcggaaaaaaataaataaataacaagacCTGCTGAAAATGTCACGTTACACAATGCATTCGTTCAACACGGCAGACTTTCAGGGGTTTATTAGACTCTTTACAAAGTAGCATTAAACTATACAAAAAACTAAAATGCCAGTCAagtgcaacaacaacctggagttGTTATAGCTATATAAAACAATTGAGAGAAATAGAATATTGATCCTGTAGAGCATTATGACTTCAGACTTCTCACACTAATGTCACTATAAACCTGTGCACTGAACTCACCTGGGTAGGAGAGGTGCACTTGCTCCGGCTGGGTCCATATTGGGGGGACGCTCAGCACTAACAGGGGCCCGACACTCAGCAAGAATATCACCTCAAACACCAGCAGCATTTTGACTATGCAGGAGATCTGGTTGATCCAGGGGAACACAGACATGACCGAGCTATCACGTGACATGAGACTTTATACACAACATCACATGACACTCGAGAGTTTTGGACAATGACTGCTAATAAATCATACCTCCGTCACTTCACATGCCCTTCACTTGAGGTCAAACAGGAGGAAACTGAAGAACAACCGAAGAGTCACACAAGAGTTGATATTTTCACGATCTTACGGTCAATAAACACGTTAAAAGCTTCAAAAACAACGACTGCGAAAGTAAAACTAGTCGAATATGCAGTGCGAACAACAAGCAACTGAAGTGAATAAGGAATTGCAATAGTTATGATGTTCTAATTCAAATTAAGAATTGATGTAATTATTTAAAACGTTTCCGGACCGACCAAACTATTTGCaaatatttggaaaaacaccgTCAACCATTCGATGTTTTGATTGAGTTCCTCATACGTCACTAGGCGGAAGGACGGTGTAAGTGCATTCTGGGAAGTGAAGTCTTTATTGCGCCGGGATTTTGTGTGTGAGTAAGAAATATTTTATTCTAAATAGAAATATTTGTGGAATAATATCtcgcaaaataaataaacgttAATTTATCTTtgagaaagatttttttttaattgaacacACGCTCTTGCCTTTTTGTTTGGGTAATTAATATCACTATTCACGTTACATCTTGAATGAAATATGTGATGATACTGTAATAACCTgacactatttttatttttctattctgGAATCAGATTGACTGCATAAATAGATTGATTTCACTGACTAACTTTGggttttaaattacatttttacttttaacaTGCGGATGCTCAACTATTAAACACGAAGTCGATTCACTGTACACTTTTATTTGCCTCATAAATCCTAATACATTTTCTTCAGCACAGCAGCTGGGAGCTTTCTGTTCCACCTGGACTTCAGCCTCGTTGCCTTTCAGCGTGATTACATTTTGGCGTCGCTATGTGCCGCTCATATCTCAGCATTTTACACGTGGGCTTATCTCAATGACACAGATAATGATATGAACCTGAGTCCGAAGTCCACCACAGACGAAGAGAAACTACTTCTCAGAAGCTGCAGCCTTGTTTGCAAGTGAGACTTTCATTCTGTCACCGCCATACGgaaggaaaaaaggaaggaGATCTGAAGGACGATAAGTTAAATGCGCTTCCTGAAATGTCACGTTGTCTTTATTGAACCAGCGTTGACCCTGCATCGGTCGAGGGCTGAGGATGGAGTCTGCCAAACTGTGTGCACTGgtcagactgctgctgctggtctgtgCGTCTGAAGCTGACCCTCCACATCTGGAGGCTGAGAACATCGACCTTCTCCCTCCTGATCAGCGCCACCTGGTTTTAAACCGCGGAATGAGAGGTACAAGTCTTCACTTTTGTCTGCTCACAGAGATGCTGCAACAGCCTGTTTGTTCCTCCACATCAGTTGTATGTGCGTCATAAACACGTTTGACGATTCAATAACttaatattgaaaaaatatagTATAGCCGGGTAATTCCCACCTAAAGACGGTAGAGGGCGCTGTTTAATCAAACTCTTCCAATATGCGCAATAAATGAGTAATAATTGATAAAGGTTTTTGGGAGGGGCGTTGGAATTGAATCTGCTATAATATCAACACTTGCTTATTACACTGCATTGAGACTGTTTTCTGCGTATGAAGTATCGTTGATAGCATTCATCCTTGTCCCGTTATCAATATTTCCTGAACATTAAATCGAAGTAtgttctggtcacatgacctccttaCTCCTCTCGCCCCACAGTGCCCCCCAGAGACTGCTTTGACATGTTGATGACGTCATCGGGACGGGCCAGGGACGGCGTGTACTTGATCCAACCGGGCGGCTCCCCCATCGTGGTCTACTGCGCCATGCAGGAGGGCGGCTGGACGGTCGTGCAGCACATcaccaacaacagcagcaccaaCTTCGACCGGACCTGGGCCGAATACAAGCGCGGCTTCGGTGACCTCACAGGGGATCACTGGCTCGGGAACGAACACCTGCACCAGCTCACACGTGGCCCAGGCCGCTACAAGCTGGGCGTGAAGCTGGTCGACCAGGACGCTGTTACGAAGACCGGCGAATACGACCCTTTCCTGGTGGAAAATGAAGCGTCGGCTTACAGACTGCGACTGGGCCTGTTCCAGGGAACGGCTCTGGACGCCCTGACCCAGGACACCGAGAACTACCTCCACGACAACCAGAAGTTCACAACCAAAGACCGAGACAACGATAACTATTTTAAAAACTGCGCCAGGTTGGAGTTCCAGGGTGTGGCAGGGGGCGGGTGGTGGTACGACGCATGCGCGGGGGCCAACCTGAACCGCAGCAACGTCATCTACTGGCAGCAGGACTGCAACAAGGAGCGTCTGTGCAAGTACGCCTGGATGATGGTGAGACCCTCGGACACCGTGAAGGTGGTCCACAGAGAGGACTGCAAGAAGGACGAACTCTGAGGAGCAGACATGCTGAGATTAAAGTCCAGAAACCGTCCGCCGAACTTGGTCATCCACCTGGCCTTCCTCAGGCTCCACTTCTCCACATAGTACATCTTATTTCTGATCTTTATTTGCTGAGTAAAAGCCAGAAATTTGTAATTCAAAAGGTGATAAAAGAGGAAATACACAGGGAAAAAtaaagagaacaaaaacacGCGGACATAACTATTTAAATATATTCCATaattatatgtattttccctAGTTTATCtcaacagagacagacaaaTTGTGccaaatgaggaaaaaataagTGTAATAACTCACTGAAAAAAAGTGAACTGAATGAAAACCAAATTTGATACAATGATAGCATTTTTATTCCAAATGACACGACTACCAAAACAAATACTGTTTAATACCATTTTCAGCTTCattgtgtggtgttttttttatttcccgtACTTTTGCCTGTTCACAGTGAGCACAAAACACTTGACGAAAACAGGTTCAGCTTTGCCACATCACAACACCGACATCCTGAGAATCATCTTTTCCAAACACTGATATGTTGCAGTAGAATGATGAGCGAGCGGCCATGGCACGTGTGGAAGCCTTCGAGGATCGTACTCTCCAGCGACATCGGAACCGGACTTGTTAGCCCTTGAAAGTGTAGCTTCGATTCCAAAAAGATGCGTTTTCGTCACAGAAACAGCAGCAAAGCAATGCGCCTCCTCTGACCTGATCTAAACCACTGCGGCGAGACGAtgcaaaagcaaaaatgttgcCGATTAAACGTCTTTCGTTGGGCGTTATTGGttcaactttacaactcagatGTATTTACATTGCCAGGAACAGATCAAATATGTTGTGATTTGCCGGCTAGAATGTACAAAAGAATCTATTTTACAGTACATGAAAACGCAGGTTTCACGTAACTTTGGCCATTTGGTTCTGTCCGCACCAATAAAGTTTCTCCTCTGTCCGTTTCCTCTTCCactggcagagcagcagcatgCGGAAGGTCTTTTGGAAAGTCTTGTTGCACAGCGCGTAGCACATGGGGTTGACGGTGCTGTTGACGTAGCAGAGCCAGTAGCCCAGGTGCCACAGTGAAACGGGGATGCAGTCCGAGCAGAAGGTGGAGATGAGCACCATGATGTTGTAAGGCGTCCACGTCAGGATGAAGGCCAGCAGGATGGCGCTGAGCGTCTGAGCCGCTTTCCTCTCCTTAATCAGCACCATCCTCTTCCGCTTGGTCAACTGGTTTTTCAGCGACGCGTCCAAGGGTTTGGCAGTAGAGGGGGCGCTCACAGACTCTGCCGACGAGAACGTCGAGGAGCCCGTTTTGGAGTCGCCGTTCTTGCTCTGGAGATCCACCTGAACGTCCTTCACGACTGGTTTGAACTTGTACGACACGCACTTGCCACTTTTTTGCGAGCTGCTTTTGGGCGGCGTTTGGAAGAAGCGGTCGTCCTCGTAGGTCCTGAGCTGCTTTGCGTCTTTGCCGTTCTCCTGGTCCGGGAAGGAGGAACGGAAGGTTTTCGGGGAGACGGGTCGATCCTCGTCTTCAGAGGAGGCGTAGCTGTTGcaggaggtcagctgaccagctttGGACCACTCGTCACTCGCGGTTGTTGTGCGAGCAGCGTGGCTCCGAGTCGACGACGACCATGAGGCCTGATTCCGTTCGTGCGATGCCGACCGAAGTTTGCAGCTGAAACAAGATCTGACGATGGTCTTCTGCGGCTGCGCGGCTGCCGACTCGGCCGAGCAGCTGGTGCCCTGAAGCTCGGCCAGATCTTTGGTCCTCCTCTCCGTCTCTTTGTAGATGCGGCAGTACAGGATTGTCATGACGGAGACTGGGATGTAGAAGGCTGCGATGGCCGTCCCAAAAGTGATGACCGGCTCGGAGAAGAACTGGATCTGGCACTGTCGCTCAGGCACTGTCCTCTTCCCGACAAAGTACTGCCAGCACAGGATGGGCGGGGCCCACAGAACCAGCGACACCAGCCAGGCCAGACCGATCATGATGCCCGCTCTTTTGGGGGTCCGCTTGGCCCGGTAGGTCAGAGGCCTGGTGATGGAGAAATACCGGTCGAAGCTGATCACCAGCAGGTTCATGACCGAGGCGTTGCTGGCCACGTAGTCCAGGGCGAGCCACAGATCGCAGGCCAGGTTCCCGAGAGCCCAGTAGCCCATGAGAATATAGGACGTGTACAGATTCATGGAGAAGACGCCAATGATGAGGTCGGCCGCCGCCAGGCTCAGAAGGTAGTAATTGTTGACAGTTTTGAGCTGACTGTTGACCTTGAAGGACACCATCACCAGGACGTTCCCCACGATGGTGATCAGGCTGACCACGGCTGACACGGTGGCGATGGAGACGACCTCCAGGAGACTGTGAGTGACCTGCCGGACGTCCATGGAAGTGGCGTTCGCGCTGGAGTTCAGACTGTTCCTCACTTCCATGGTCTTGTGTTTACTGGGATCCATCCGAGCCCCGACTGCAACACAAAGACGGCACCAGATCAGGCACATTGACAGCGGAG comes from the Synchiropus splendidus isolate RoL2022-P1 chromosome 16, RoL_Sspl_1.0, whole genome shotgun sequence genome and includes:
- the zgc:194887 gene encoding fibrinogen-like protein 1-like protein; the encoded protein is MESAKLCALVRLLLLVCASEADPPHLEAENIDLLPPDQRHLVLNRGMRVPPRDCFDMLMTSSGRARDGVYLIQPGGSPIVVYCAMQEGGWTVVQHITNNSSTNFDRTWAEYKRGFGDLTGDHWLGNEHLHQLTRGPGRYKLGVKLVDQDAVTKTGEYDPFLVENEASAYRLRLGLFQGTALDALTQDTENYLHDNQKFTTKDRDNDNYFKNCARLEFQGVAGGGWWYDACAGANLNRSNVIYWQQDCNKERLCKYAWMMVRPSDTVKVVHREDCKKDEL
- the chrm5a gene encoding muscarinic acetylcholine receptor M5a isoform X2, with amino-acid sequence MKLGARMDPSKHKTMEVRNSLNSSANATSMDVRQVTHSLLEVVSIATVSAVVSLITIVGNVLVMVSFKVNSQLKTVNNYYLLSLAAADLIIGVFSMNLYTSYILMGYWALGNLACDLWLALDYVASNASVMNLLVISFDRYFSITRPLTYRAKRTPKRAGIMIGLAWLVSLVLWAPPILCWQYFVGKRTVPERQCQIQFFSEPVITFGTAIAAFYIPVSVMTILYCRIYKETERRTKDLAELQGTSCSAESAAAQPQKTIVRSCFSCKLRSASHERNQASWSSSTRSHAARTTTASDEWSKAGQLTSCNSYASSEDEDRPVSPKTFRSSFPDQENGKDAKQLRTYEDDRFFQTPPKSSSQKSGKCVSYKFKPVVKDVQVDLQSKNGDSKTGSSTFSSAESVSAPSTAKPLDASLKNQLTKRKRMVLIKERKAAQTLSAILLAFILTWTPYNIMVLISTFCSDCIPVSLWHLGYWLCYVNSTVNPMCYALCNKTFQKTFRMLLLCQWKRKRTEEKLYWCGQNQMAKVT
- the chrm5a gene encoding muscarinic acetylcholine receptor M5a isoform X1, encoding MDGKFGARMDPSKHKTMEVRNSLNSSANATSMDVRQVTHSLLEVVSIATVSAVVSLITIVGNVLVMVSFKVNSQLKTVNNYYLLSLAAADLIIGVFSMNLYTSYILMGYWALGNLACDLWLALDYVASNASVMNLLVISFDRYFSITRPLTYRAKRTPKRAGIMIGLAWLVSLVLWAPPILCWQYFVGKRTVPERQCQIQFFSEPVITFGTAIAAFYIPVSVMTILYCRIYKETERRTKDLAELQGTSCSAESAAAQPQKTIVRSCFSCKLRSASHERNQASWSSSTRSHAARTTTASDEWSKAGQLTSCNSYASSEDEDRPVSPKTFRSSFPDQENGKDAKQLRTYEDDRFFQTPPKSSSQKSGKCVSYKFKPVVKDVQVDLQSKNGDSKTGSSTFSSAESVSAPSTAKPLDASLKNQLTKRKRMVLIKERKAAQTLSAILLAFILTWTPYNIMVLISTFCSDCIPVSLWHLGYWLCYVNSTVNPMCYALCNKTFQKTFRMLLLCQWKRKRTEEKLYWCGQNQMAKVT